One genomic segment of Dysosmobacter sp. Marseille-Q4140 includes these proteins:
- a CDS encoding LysR family transcriptional regulator → MEMRQLKYFMAVAKAESYSAAAAELAVAQPTLSIAVRNLEQELGVQLFYTFGRRQRLTDEGQRLLEGAQRMMEEYRRTVEEVQNTGDTAAGTLTVGLPPLLGTCYFAALIPEFARKYPNVRIQVVEQGSYVIDQMIVDGELDIALTLNTEQVEQFESLPFTCQRVGVIVNRNNPLSERASLSFADLKGQRFAIFNQDFALHWQTVRACRNAGFAPQIVLLSSQWDFLVEVAAQNRAITILPKPIYDKYPVTAVRWVPLSDGPRVWDVRVARNKKRYMSNACKAFLRHIEDRRPPDDLL, encoded by the coding sequence ATGGAGATGCGGCAGCTGAAATATTTCATGGCGGTGGCCAAGGCGGAGAGCTACTCCGCGGCGGCGGCGGAGCTGGCGGTGGCCCAGCCCACGCTGTCCATCGCCGTGCGGAACCTGGAGCAGGAGCTGGGCGTGCAGCTGTTCTATACCTTCGGCCGCCGCCAGCGCCTGACCGACGAGGGACAGCGGCTGCTGGAGGGCGCCCAGCGGATGATGGAGGAGTACCGCCGCACGGTGGAGGAGGTCCAGAACACCGGGGACACCGCCGCCGGTACCCTGACGGTGGGCCTGCCGCCGCTGCTGGGCACCTGTTATTTCGCCGCCCTGATCCCGGAATTCGCCCGGAAGTATCCCAACGTCCGCATCCAGGTGGTGGAGCAGGGCTCCTATGTGATCGACCAGATGATCGTGGACGGGGAGCTGGACATCGCCCTGACGCTGAACACCGAGCAGGTGGAGCAGTTCGAGTCCCTGCCCTTCACCTGCCAGCGGGTGGGGGTGATCGTGAACCGGAACAACCCCCTGTCGGAGCGGGCGAGCCTGTCCTTTGCCGATCTGAAGGGCCAGCGGTTCGCCATTTTCAATCAGGATTTCGCCCTCCACTGGCAGACTGTCCGGGCCTGCCGCAACGCCGGGTTTGCCCCGCAGATCGTGCTGCTGTCCTCCCAGTGGGACTTCCTGGTGGAGGTGGCGGCCCAGAACCGGGCCATCACGATCCTGCCCAAGCCCATCTATGACAAGTACCCCGTGACCGCGGTGCGGTGGGTGCCCCTCAGCGACGGGCCCCGGGTGTGGGATGTGCGGGTGGCCCGGAACAAAAAGCGATATATGTCCAACGCCTGCAAGGCCTTCCTGCGGCACATCGAGGACCGCCGTCCGCCGGACGACCTGCTGTAA
- a CDS encoding flavodoxin family protein, which produces MKIVAINGSPRKNGNTAQLLEVVRREVEAAGVEFQVFQPGPKVRPCMACYHCLNTGSLRCVQTDDMVNDIIAACIEADGILLASPVYHGGIAGGMKCVLDRLMLAAGCGDNQLCRKVGGALCTLRRSGGMETYQQLLGTMDAMEMILVTSDYWGAVHGADPGEVMGDTEGLEVAAKLGRNMAWTVKALAMAKETLPPPESRKRTFTNFIR; this is translated from the coding sequence ATGAAAATCGTCGCCATCAACGGAAGTCCCAGAAAGAACGGAAATACCGCCCAGCTGCTGGAGGTGGTCCGCCGGGAGGTGGAGGCCGCCGGCGTGGAGTTCCAGGTGTTCCAGCCGGGGCCCAAGGTCCGTCCCTGCATGGCCTGCTACCACTGCCTGAACACCGGGTCCCTCCGGTGCGTCCAGACCGACGATATGGTCAACGATATCATCGCCGCCTGTATTGAGGCCGACGGTATCCTGCTGGCCTCCCCGGTGTACCACGGCGGCATCGCCGGCGGCATGAAGTGCGTGCTGGACCGGCTGATGCTGGCGGCGGGCTGCGGGGACAATCAGCTCTGCCGCAAGGTGGGCGGCGCGCTGTGCACCCTGCGCCGCAGCGGCGGCATGGAGACGTACCAGCAGCTGCTGGGCACCATGGACGCCATGGAGATGATCCTGGTCACCTCCGACTACTGGGGCGCCGTCCACGGCGCGGACCCCGGCGAGGTGATGGGGGACACCGAGGGCCTGGAGGTGGCCGCCAAGCTGGGCCGCAACATGGCCTGGACCGTGAAGGCCCTGGCCATGGCAAAGGAGACGCTGCCGCCGCCGGAGAGCCGCAAGCGGACCTTCACCAATTTCATCCGGTGA
- the thiI gene encoding tRNA 4-thiouridine(8) synthase ThiI, protein MNSQEMLLLKLGEVVLKGQNRHSFEDKLVNNVRRRLKGCGSFQVYIRQSTIYVEPTADNCDMEAAFAACRQVFGVVAVARAVPCEKTVEAIVETAKIYLADAFAAARSFKVESKRADKTFRLNSIQLSQEVGGELAEAFPAVTVDVHDPDLTVYVEIREKYAYVHAPAVPGAGGLPIGMGGRAVSLLSGGLDSPVSSWMMARRGVELEMVHFVSPPYTSPQAQEKVLELARLLTGWCGKMMVHIIPFTHIQEEIRKNCPEEFFTLIMRRFMMRLAQAVAARCKAGALVTGESLGQVASQTMLALGTTDDVCEIPVLRPLIGMDKVEIIRMAREIGTYDTSILPYEDCCTVFTPRHPCTRPKVEDVRSAEAALDVDALVAEALAGRQWVWVKPGDAPRI, encoded by the coding sequence ATGAACAGCCAAGAGATGCTTCTGCTGAAGCTGGGCGAGGTGGTCCTCAAGGGCCAAAACCGCCACTCCTTTGAGGACAAGCTGGTGAACAACGTCCGCCGCCGTCTGAAGGGCTGCGGCAGCTTCCAGGTCTACATCCGCCAGAGCACCATCTACGTGGAGCCCACCGCCGACAACTGCGATATGGAGGCGGCCTTCGCCGCCTGCCGGCAGGTGTTCGGCGTGGTGGCGGTGGCCCGGGCGGTGCCCTGCGAAAAGACCGTGGAGGCCATCGTGGAGACCGCCAAGATCTACCTGGCCGACGCCTTTGCCGCCGCCCGCAGCTTCAAGGTGGAGAGCAAGCGGGCCGACAAGACCTTCCGCCTCAACTCCATCCAGCTGAGCCAGGAGGTGGGCGGCGAGCTGGCGGAGGCCTTCCCCGCCGTGACCGTGGACGTCCACGACCCGGACCTGACCGTATACGTGGAGATCCGGGAGAAGTATGCCTACGTCCACGCCCCCGCCGTCCCCGGCGCCGGAGGGCTCCCCATCGGCATGGGCGGCCGGGCGGTGAGCCTGCTCTCCGGCGGGCTGGACAGCCCCGTGTCCTCCTGGATGATGGCCCGCCGGGGCGTGGAGCTGGAGATGGTCCACTTCGTCTCCCCGCCCTACACCTCCCCCCAGGCCCAGGAGAAGGTCCTGGAGCTGGCCCGCCTGCTGACGGGCTGGTGCGGCAAGATGATGGTCCACATCATCCCCTTCACCCACATCCAGGAGGAGATCCGCAAGAACTGCCCGGAGGAGTTCTTCACCCTCATCATGCGGCGGTTCATGATGCGTCTTGCCCAGGCGGTGGCCGCGCGGTGCAAGGCCGGCGCCCTGGTCACCGGCGAGTCGTTGGGCCAGGTGGCCAGCCAGACCATGCTGGCCCTGGGCACCACCGACGACGTGTGTGAGATCCCGGTCCTGCGGCCCCTGATCGGCATGGACAAGGTGGAGATCATCCGCATGGCCCGGGAGATCGGCACCTATGACACCTCCATCCTGCCCTATGAGGACTGCTGCACCGTGTTCACCCCCCGGCACCCCTGCACCCGGCCCAAGGTGGAGGACGTCCGCTCCGCCGAGGCGGCGCTGGATGTGGACGCCCTGGTGGCGGAGGCCCTGGCGGGCCGCCAGTGGGTGTGGGTGAAGCCCGGCGACGCCCCCCGGATCTGA
- a CDS encoding competence/damage-inducible protein A produces MSHTAEIIAVGTELLLGNIANTNAQVLSQSLSGLGVNVFWHTVVGDNPERLAQAVSVARRRADILITTGGLGPTYDDLTKQTICAAFGKPLVFHPDILEDIRDFYTKNLHAPMPENNRQQAELPEGCVIFDNPVGTAPGCAFEAGGVHVLMLPGPPHEMETMLHRWVEPYLRGLSQEVIVSHDIMTFGLGESYVDELLHERMARMENPSLATYAKPCEVRLRATAKAAGVPEAEALLAPVVAQVREALGEYVYGVDVQDLAQVCMEELLKKGLTLSTAESCTGGLVARRITALPGASRVYRGGVVSYWTEVKAAVLGVPQEVLDTYGAVSEPTARAMAEGARRVTGAEIGVSVTGVAGPDPDERNNPVGLVFIGLSTPDGTFCRRTESGRRRRDRIQDLAANHALDMVRRYLTGLRP; encoded by the coding sequence ATGTCCCATACCGCTGAGATCATCGCCGTCGGCACCGAGCTGCTCTTGGGAAACATTGCCAACACCAACGCCCAGGTGTTGTCCCAGAGCCTGTCCGGCCTGGGGGTCAACGTGTTCTGGCACACCGTGGTGGGCGACAACCCGGAGCGGCTGGCCCAGGCGGTGTCCGTGGCCCGCCGGCGGGCCGACATCCTCATCACCACCGGAGGCCTGGGGCCCACCTATGACGATCTGACCAAGCAGACCATCTGCGCCGCCTTCGGCAAGCCCCTGGTGTTCCACCCGGACATTCTGGAGGACATCCGGGACTTCTACACCAAGAACCTCCACGCCCCCATGCCGGAGAACAACCGCCAGCAGGCGGAGCTGCCGGAGGGCTGCGTGATCTTCGACAACCCCGTGGGCACCGCCCCGGGCTGCGCCTTTGAAGCCGGCGGCGTCCACGTGCTGATGCTGCCCGGCCCGCCCCACGAGATGGAGACCATGCTTCACCGGTGGGTGGAGCCGTACCTGCGGGGCCTCTCCCAAGAGGTCATCGTCTCCCACGACATCATGACCTTCGGCCTGGGGGAATCCTATGTGGATGAGCTGCTCCACGAGCGGATGGCCCGGATGGAAAACCCGTCCCTCGCCACCTACGCCAAACCCTGCGAGGTGCGCCTGCGGGCCACCGCCAAGGCCGCCGGCGTCCCGGAGGCGGAGGCCCTGCTCGCCCCGGTGGTGGCGCAGGTGCGCGAGGCCCTGGGGGAGTATGTCTACGGTGTGGACGTACAGGACCTGGCCCAGGTGTGCATGGAGGAGCTTTTGAAAAAGGGCCTGACCCTCTCCACCGCCGAGAGCTGCACCGGGGGTCTCGTGGCCCGACGGATCACTGCCCTGCCCGGAGCCTCCCGGGTCTACCGGGGCGGCGTGGTCAGCTACTGGACGGAGGTGAAGGCCGCCGTGCTGGGGGTTCCCCAGGAGGTCCTGGATACTTACGGCGCCGTGTCGGAGCCCACCGCCCGGGCCATGGCCGAGGGCGCCCGCCGCGTCACCGGGGCGGAGATCGGCGTGTCCGTCACCGGTGTGGCGGGCCCGGATCCGGACGAGCGGAACAACCCGGTGGGGCTGGTGTTCATCGGCCTTTCCACCCCTGACGGCACCTTCTGCCGCCGGACGGAGTCGGGCCGGCGGCGCCGGGACCGGATCCAGGACCTGGCGGCCAACCACGCCCTGGACATGGTGCGCCGGTATCTGACGGGCCTGCGCCCCTGA
- a CDS encoding collagen-like protein, which yields MRHFQDDPCFPSSHRSDSDCFDPCCHDHGCPPPCPCRAEITVGTTVTTQPGTNARVTATPTPCGTELSFFIPRGAQGAQGPQGPAGPQGEQGPAGPQGEQGPAGPQGEQGPAGPQGEQGPAGPQGEQGPAGPQGEQGPAGPQGEQGPAGPQGEQGPAGPQGEQGPAGPQGEQGPAGPQGEQGPAGPQGEQGPAGPQGEQGPAGPQGEQGPAGPQGEQGPAGPQGEQGPAGPQGEQGPAGPQGEQGPAGPQGKQGPAGPQGEQGPAGPQGEQGPAGPQGEQGPAGPQGEQGPAGLQGEQGPAGPQGPEGPQGPEGPQGPQGKPGTCTPDEYTSFSTFMQQFVNGQPISFKTAVADPTGHITQNSGTQVSLSPGTYLIHYNVEAVLETAGYLQVTPSYNGQGQLPYGVYGRTADDNVTVSGSSSFIAEVPAATTLTLNVNSSAATRDGTMTMVILGLRGGDDA from the coding sequence ATGCGACATTTTCAGGACGATCCCTGTTTCCCGTCCTCCCATCGCAGCGATTCCGACTGCTTTGATCCCTGCTGTCACGACCACGGCTGTCCTCCTCCCTGCCCATGCCGGGCGGAGATCACCGTTGGCACCACCGTCACCACGCAGCCCGGCACCAACGCCCGGGTAACTGCCACACCCACTCCCTGCGGCACGGAGCTCAGCTTCTTCATCCCCCGGGGCGCCCAAGGTGCCCAGGGCCCGCAAGGTCCCGCAGGCCCCCAGGGCGAGCAGGGTCCCGCAGGCCCCCAGGGTGAGCAGGGTCCCGCAGGCCCCCAGGGCGAGCAGGGTCCCGCAGGCCCCCAGGGCGAGCAGGGTCCCGCAGGGCCCCAGGGCGAGCAGGGCCCCGCAGGCCCCCAGGGTGAGCAGGGTCCCGCAGGCCCCCAGGGTGAGCAGGGTCCCGCAGGCCCCCAGGGCGAGCAGGGTCCCGCAGGCCCCCAGGGCGAGCAGGGCCCCGCAGGCCCCCAGGGTGAGCAGGGTCCCGCAGGCCCCCAGGGTGAGCAGGGTCCCGCAGGCCCCCAGGGCGAGCAGGGTCCCGCAGGGCCTCAGGGTGAGCAGGGTCCCGCAGGGCCTCAGGGTGAGCAGGGTCCCGCAGGCCCTCAGGGCGAGCAGGGTCCCGCAGGCCCCCAGGGCGAGCAGGGTCCCGCAGGCCCCCAGGGCGAGCAGGGTCCCGCAGGCCCCCAGGGCGAGCAGGGTCCCGCAGGCCCTCAGGGCAAACAGGGTCCCGCAGGGCCCCAGGGTGAGCAGGGTCCCGCAGGCCCTCAGGGTGAGCAGGGTCCCGCAGGGCCCCAGGGTGAGCAGGGTCCCGCAGGGCCCCAGGGTGAGCAGGGTCCCGCAGGCCTCCAGGGCGAGCAGGGTCCCGCAGGCCCCCAGGGCCCGGAAGGGCCGCAAGGACCGGAAGGTCCCCAGGGCCCCCAAGGCAAACCCGGCACCTGTACGCCTGATGAATACACCTCTTTCTCCACCTTTATGCAGCAATTTGTCAACGGCCAGCCGATTTCCTTTAAAACCGCAGTGGCGGACCCCACAGGTCATATCACCCAGAACAGCGGCACCCAGGTGTCCCTGTCTCCGGGGACCTATCTCATCCACTACAATGTGGAAGCCGTGCTGGAGACCGCCGGCTATCTGCAGGTGACCCCCTCTTACAACGGTCAGGGCCAGCTTCCCTACGGTGTTTACGGCCGTACTGCCGACGACAATGTCACCGTCTCCGGCTCCAGTTCTTTTATTGCCGAAGTGCCGGCGGCTACCACGCTGACGCTCAATGTCAACAGCAGCGCCGCCACCCGAGACGGCACCATGACTATGGTGATCCTGGGTCTCCGGGGCGGGGACGACGCCTGA
- a CDS encoding ZIP family metal transporter, with amino-acid sequence MLRSLYWAALGTGFTFLMTTLGAALVFFFSGEPHPRSQRTLLGFAAGVMTAASVWSLLLPAIDRAAGGALPAWLPAAAGMLAGVVFLAVLDALLPRLRRSRTDRGASWRQTTLLATAITLHNVPEGMAVGLAFALAGTGEGFAGAAALALGIGIQNFPEGAAIALPLRQGGWSRRKAFFGGMLSGVVEPIFGVLVVLAAAGVNTLMPWLLSFAAGAMLYVVVEELVPQAHSRSGTCGFVVGFLVMMVLDVALG; translated from the coding sequence ATGTTGCGATCCCTTTACTGGGCGGCTCTCGGCACCGGGTTCACCTTTTTGATGACCACGCTGGGCGCCGCGCTGGTGTTCTTCTTCTCCGGGGAGCCCCATCCCCGGTCCCAGCGGACGCTGCTGGGCTTTGCCGCCGGGGTCATGACGGCGGCCTCGGTCTGGAGTCTGCTGCTGCCGGCCATTGACCGGGCGGCAGGAGGCGCTCTGCCCGCCTGGCTGCCCGCTGCCGCCGGGATGCTGGCGGGCGTGGTGTTTTTGGCAGTGCTGGACGCCCTGCTGCCCCGTCTCCGGCGGAGCCGGACGGACCGGGGGGCCTCCTGGCGGCAGACCACCCTGCTGGCCACGGCCATTACATTGCACAACGTGCCGGAGGGCATGGCCGTGGGCCTTGCCTTCGCCCTGGCGGGCACCGGGGAGGGCTTTGCCGGCGCGGCGGCTCTGGCCCTGGGTATCGGCATCCAGAATTTTCCCGAGGGCGCCGCCATCGCCCTGCCGCTGCGGCAGGGGGGATGGTCCCGGAGGAAGGCGTTTTTCGGGGGGATGCTCTCCGGCGTCGTGGAGCCCATCTTCGGCGTGCTGGTGGTGCTGGCGGCGGCGGGAGTAAACACCCTGATGCCGTGGCTTTTAAGCTTTGCTGCCGGGGCCATGCTGTATGTTGTGGTGGAGGAGCTGGTACCCCAGGCCCACAGCCGCTCCGGCACCTGCGGCTTTGTGGTGGGGTTTCTGGTGATGATGGTGCTGGATGTGGCCCTGGGCTGA
- a CDS encoding amidohydrolase family protein has translation MSLTILKGTVVSAPAPGKLEATENGYLVAEGGVIRGVFPVLPEQYAGAAVEDCGDDLIVQSFADLHLHAPQYPMLGMGMDLPLLDWLNTYTFPLEARFADPDYARTIYRRLAAELAENGTTRVCMFSSLHTDATLILMEELEKAGITGYVGKVNMDRNSLPGVLEETTEQSMSETLRWLEACGDFRLVKPMLTPRFTPSCSDELMAFLGKLAAERTLPVQSHLSENDKEIQWVRELHPDCKQYWETYAKYGLWNDRTVMAHCVWSDERERAAMRDAGVTAVHCADSNQNICSGVAPVRAMLREGLKVALGSDIAGGDQLHMFDVVASAIRASKARRILDGWETDFLTVAEGWYLGTSAGAAYFGEAPGFAPGNPLHALVLRDSDLPQPHPLTAAERLERAVYLRQKDAIRAVWSAGRKIFSRT, from the coding sequence ATGAGCTTGACGATCCTGAAGGGAACCGTCGTCTCCGCTCCGGCCCCGGGAAAGCTGGAGGCCACGGAGAACGGCTATCTGGTGGCAGAGGGCGGCGTGATCCGAGGGGTATTCCCGGTGCTGCCGGAGCAGTACGCCGGCGCCGCCGTGGAGGACTGCGGAGACGACCTGATCGTCCAGTCCTTCGCGGACCTGCACCTCCACGCCCCCCAGTACCCCATGCTGGGCATGGGCATGGACCTGCCGCTGCTGGACTGGCTGAACACCTATACCTTTCCCCTGGAGGCCCGCTTCGCCGACCCGGACTACGCCCGGACCATCTACCGCCGCCTGGCCGCGGAGCTGGCGGAAAACGGCACCACCCGGGTGTGCATGTTCTCCTCCCTCCACACCGACGCCACGCTGATTTTGATGGAGGAGCTGGAAAAAGCCGGGATCACCGGCTATGTGGGCAAGGTGAACATGGACCGCAACAGCCTGCCCGGCGTACTGGAGGAGACCACGGAGCAGTCCATGTCCGAGACGCTGCGGTGGCTGGAGGCCTGCGGGGACTTCCGGCTGGTGAAGCCCATGCTGACCCCCCGGTTCACCCCCTCCTGCTCCGATGAGCTGATGGCATTTTTAGGGAAGCTGGCAGCGGAGCGGACCCTGCCGGTCCAGTCCCACCTGTCGGAAAACGACAAGGAGATCCAGTGGGTGCGCGAGCTGCACCCGGACTGCAAACAGTACTGGGAGACCTACGCCAAGTACGGCCTCTGGAACGACCGCACCGTCATGGCCCACTGCGTCTGGTCCGACGAGCGGGAGCGGGCGGCCATGCGTGACGCCGGGGTCACCGCGGTCCACTGCGCTGACTCCAATCAGAACATCTGCTCCGGCGTGGCGCCGGTGCGGGCCATGCTCCGGGAGGGGCTGAAGGTGGCCCTGGGCAGCGACATCGCCGGCGGCGACCAGCTGCACATGTTCGACGTGGTGGCCTCGGCCATCCGGGCCTCCAAGGCCCGCCGCATCCTGGACGGCTGGGAGACGGACTTCCTCACCGTGGCGGAGGGCTGGTATCTGGGCACCTCCGCCGGAGCCGCCTACTTCGGGGAGGCTCCCGGCTTCGCCCCGGGCAATCCCCTCCACGCCCTGGTGCTGCGGGACAGCGACCTGCCCCAGCCCCACCCCCTGACGGCGGCGGAGCGGCTGGAGCGGGCGGTGTACCTGCGGCAGAAGGACGCCATCCGGGCGGTGTGGAGCGCCGGAAGAAAGATCTTCTCCCGAACATGA
- a CDS encoding helix-turn-helix transcriptional regulator, giving the protein MGGKIKDAVAARFVEICAQRSIKYNELAVRAGVTPSTVYSMMDPRRRDVSIVTIKILCDGLDMTLEEFFSGAEFTDLEQEIQ; this is encoded by the coding sequence ATGGGCGGGAAGATCAAAGACGCGGTGGCGGCCAGGTTCGTGGAGATCTGCGCCCAACGGAGCATCAAGTACAACGAGCTAGCGGTGCGCGCCGGCGTGACGCCCTCCACGGTGTACAGCATGATGGACCCCCGCCGCAGGGACGTGTCCATCGTGACCATCAAAATCCTCTGCGACGGCCTGGACATGACGCTGGAGGAGTTCTTCTCCGGCGCGGAATTTACGGACCTGGAGCAGGAGATCCAATAA
- a CDS encoding helix-turn-helix transcriptional regulator codes for MDTRAAVANRLVALCGQRGWTVHKLDTESAVPPSTVKSILYGNSKNPGVVTIKMLCDGLGITLEEFFSGEEFAGLEQEIH; via the coding sequence ATGGACACCAGAGCAGCGGTCGCAAACCGCCTGGTGGCGCTGTGCGGCCAGCGGGGCTGGACGGTCCACAAGCTGGACACGGAATCCGCCGTGCCGCCCTCCACGGTGAAGAGCATCCTCTACGGCAACAGCAAAAATCCCGGCGTTGTGACCATCAAGATGCTCTGCGACGGCCTGGGGATCACCCTGGAGGAGTTCTTCTCCGGCGAGGAGTTCGCCGGGCTGGAGCAGGAGATCCATTGA
- a CDS encoding small multi-drug export protein: MVPVLELRGAIPVGVAAGLPPAAACAAAILGNMVPVPFILLLVRRAFAWLRNTRLLGGKITALERRAHLKGRVVRKYRLPGLVILVAIPLPGTGAWTGALVAALLDIRMRHALPAIFLGVVIAGVIITALTMGVVHLF, from the coding sequence ATGGTGCCGGTGCTGGAGTTGCGGGGCGCCATCCCCGTAGGCGTGGCGGCAGGACTGCCGCCCGCCGCGGCCTGCGCGGCTGCCATTCTGGGAAACATGGTGCCGGTGCCCTTCATTTTGCTGCTGGTCCGCCGGGCCTTTGCCTGGCTGCGGAACACGAGGCTGCTGGGCGGAAAGATCACGGCCCTGGAACGCCGGGCCCATTTGAAGGGCCGGGTGGTGCGGAAATACCGCCTGCCGGGCCTGGTGATCTTGGTGGCCATCCCCCTCCCGGGCACCGGCGCCTGGACCGGCGCCCTGGTGGCGGCCCTGCTGGACATCCGGATGCGCCACGCCCTGCCCGCCATCTTTCTGGGCGTGGTCATCGCCGGGGTTATCATCACGGCGCTGACCATGGGCGTCGTGCATCTGTTCTGA
- a CDS encoding ABC transporter ATP-binding protein: MAVLECKDLSKQYGPTPALTHVDLAIEPGRIVGLLGPNGSGKTTLIKLANGLLTPSAGEVLVCGAAPGKESHAAVSYLPERTCIPTWMSVKQLMDFYGDFYADFRAEAAEEMLSHLNIRHDQRIKQMSKGTREKVQLIMVMSRAAKLYLLDEPIGGVDPATRDYILSTIIGNYNPEAAVVLSTHLIADVEKILDEVIFINQGRVMLQSSVDQIREEKGMSVDALFREVFKC; encoded by the coding sequence ATGGCAGTTCTGGAATGTAAGGACCTGAGCAAGCAGTACGGGCCCACGCCGGCCCTGACCCATGTGGACCTGGCTATCGAGCCGGGGCGGATCGTGGGGCTGCTGGGCCCCAACGGCAGCGGCAAGACCACCCTCATCAAGCTGGCCAACGGCCTGCTGACCCCCAGCGCCGGGGAGGTGCTGGTGTGCGGTGCGGCGCCGGGGAAGGAATCCCACGCCGCCGTCAGCTATCTGCCGGAGCGCACCTGCATCCCCACGTGGATGTCGGTGAAGCAGCTGATGGACTTCTACGGCGATTTTTACGCCGACTTCCGCGCCGAGGCGGCGGAGGAGATGCTCTCCCATCTGAACATCCGCCACGACCAGCGGATCAAGCAGATGAGCAAGGGCACCCGGGAGAAGGTGCAGCTGATCATGGTCATGAGCCGGGCGGCGAAGCTGTATCTGCTGGATGAGCCCATCGGCGGCGTGGACCCGGCTACCCGGGACTACATCCTCTCCACCATCATCGGCAACTACAACCCTGAGGCGGCGGTGGTGCTCTCCACCCACCTGATCGCCGACGTGGAAAAGATCCTGGACGAGGTCATTTTCATCAACCAGGGCCGGGTGATGCTCCAGTCCTCCGTGGATCAGATCCGGGAGGAAAAGGGCATGAGCGTGGACGCGCTGTTCCGGGAGGTGTTCAAATGCTGA
- a CDS encoding GntR family transcriptional regulator: MKWQFSNDAPIYSQLIDQIQVGIVSGAFPPGERLPSVRDLATEAGVNPNTMQRALAELERDGLVYSQRTAGRFVTEDQTMIDHVKRSLAQRHIQAFWEAMTHLGYDREEVLALMRQEVSEEENDNGSSGM, encoded by the coding sequence GTGAAGTGGCAGTTTTCCAACGACGCGCCGATCTACTCCCAGCTGATCGATCAGATCCAGGTGGGGATCGTCTCCGGCGCGTTTCCGCCGGGAGAGCGGCTGCCATCGGTGCGGGACCTGGCCACGGAGGCCGGGGTGAACCCCAACACCATGCAGCGGGCACTGGCAGAGCTGGAGCGGGACGGCCTGGTGTACAGCCAGCGGACCGCGGGCAGATTCGTAACGGAGGATCAGACCATGATCGACCATGTGAAGCGGAGCCTGGCGCAGCGGCATATCCAGGCGTTTTGGGAGGCCATGACCCATCTTGGCTATGACCGGGAAGAGGTCCTGGCGCTGATGCGCCAGGAGGTGTCCGAGGAGGAGAATGACAATGGCAGTTCTGGAATGTAA
- a CDS encoding helix-turn-helix transcriptional regulator yields the protein MTFGEKLQTLRTRASLSQDALAEALDVSRQAVSKWERDEAMPEAEKLVRISDQFSVTIDSLLRPDREPEAPMPSGRRAQALPELEEVWRKYGRVLAWALAAWGVWRCIRVIPVLSMFANAAADSWTPMAAAVVYYLVPGLSVALCGVLTVCLWRRAGALRRRHVGAALTLWSALNLAGRGGLALAVWRTRSGVDATVSQQELGVGVLWLYGAVLAAGVLLLCWHRPDKRA from the coding sequence ATGACCTTTGGAGAGAAGCTGCAGACGCTCCGGACCCGGGCGAGCCTGAGCCAGGACGCCCTGGCGGAGGCCCTGGACGTGAGCCGCCAGGCGGTGAGCAAATGGGAGCGGGACGAGGCCATGCCGGAGGCGGAGAAGCTGGTGCGCATCAGCGACCAGTTTTCCGTCACCATCGATTCGCTGCTGCGGCCGGACCGGGAGCCGGAGGCGCCCATGCCGTCCGGCCGCCGGGCACAGGCGCTGCCGGAGCTGGAGGAAGTCTGGCGCAAGTACGGTCGGGTGCTGGCCTGGGCCCTGGCGGCCTGGGGCGTCTGGCGCTGCATCCGCGTGATCCCCGTTCTGTCGATGTTTGCCAATGCGGCCGCGGACAGCTGGACGCCGATGGCCGCTGCGGTGGTCTACTATCTGGTGCCGGGCTTGTCCGTGGCGCTGTGCGGCGTGCTGACGGTGTGCCTGTGGCGGCGGGCGGGAGCTCTTCGCCGCCGGCATGTGGGCGCGGCACTGACGCTGTGGAGCGCCCTGAACCTGGCCGGGCGCGGCGGCCTGGCGCTGGCGGTCTGGCGGACACGCAGCGGGGTGGACGCAACGGTGAGCCAGCAGGAGCTGGGCGTGGGGGTCCTCTGGCTCTACGGCGCGGTCCTGGCAGCGGGTGTGCTCCTGCTGTGCTGGCACCGCCCGGACAAGCGCGCGTAG